Sequence from the Candidatus Delongbacteria bacterium genome:
CACCACCGAGCGTGTCTGCCTTTCGCCCGCCTGTTCCAGTCCTACCATGTACACACCCCCCGCAAGCCCCGCCGCATCGAAGGTGACCTGGTGCTCGCCCGCCGGCAGCGGGCCGTCCACCAGGCGGCGCACGGGCTGGCCCAGCAGGTTGTAGACCGAGAGCGAGACGCGTCCGTCGCGCTCCAGACGGAAGGGGATCACGGTGCTGGGGTTGAAGGGGTTGGGGAAACTCGGCTGCAGCAGCATGCCGCGGGGGTTCGCCTCGGGGGCGGGCAGCCAGGTCTGGCTGTTGACGCCCGTGATCCGCCGCAGGCTGCGCGGGGCGTAGTCCGAGATGTACAGTGTGTCGCCCGTGGCGCTGGCCACGATGCCGTTGGGGCTGCTGAAAGTGGCCGTCTCGATGGGGCCATCGGCCTGTCCCTGAGTGCCCGACCCGGCCCAGACCTCGGCTCCGCTGCCGTCCAGCGCCACCCGGTAGATCTTCTGGCGCTGGAAAGCCGTCGCGTAGATGTAGTCCCCGCCCAGCGCGATGAAGCCCAGCCAGCCCGGGATGTCGGCGATGGTGCTGACATTGCCATCGGGCAGCACCTTGATGATGGTGCCGTTGTCGAAGTTGCCGATGTAGACATTGCCCTCGGCGTCCTTCTGCAGCCCCACCGGGCTGCTGGCGGGCGGGCCGACCATCCAGTCGATCAGGGTGCCGTCGGGCAGGCGCTTGCTGATCTTGTGCTGCGAGTACTGGGCGATCAGCAGGCTGCCGTCATCCAGCTCAAGCACGCCGCTGGGGCCGCTGATGCTCTCCACCAGCAGGCTGTTGTTGCCTTCGGGGCTCACGCGCATCACGGTGTTTCCGTGGGCGTTGGGCACCAGAAGGTAGCCTTCATGGTCGAAGCTGATGCCGTTGGGCCAGTCCAGGCTGTCGGCGAATTCGCTCACCACCCCGTCCGGAGTGATCTTCGTGACCACCGTCCCGTAGTACCAGGATGCGTAGACATTGCCCTGGGCATCCAGCGCCAGGCCATCGTTGAAGGGCTGGGACCCGGGAACGACGGTCTCGACGGTCTGGGCCCGGGCATTGGCGATCAGACATACTGAAAACAGAAGCCGAAGGGCTTCCTTGAGGCTGAAAGGCATGTGCGACTCCTGTGTGTGGACGGACGGTTCAGGAAACCATGTCATGTTTCCGCGTCTCGCACGAACAAGGTGTTGCACAATGTCTGTTGCCAGCCGGAAGCCACGTATGGCTTGTCGGCGTGCCGAAGTGGTCCGACGAAGGGGCAGAAGGAGACCTTGCGGCGGATCAGAGTGTGCTGCTGCCGCTGTATTCCAGCCGGATATGCAGCGTGCGACCCGGGCGCAGGGCGCTGCCCCAGTCCGTGGCTTCCTGATAGCGGCGATCGAGAAGATTGTCCACCGCAAGTGACAGATGCAGTCGGGAACTGGCCTTCAGATCAACGCGGCTTTGCAGGACCGCGAATCCGGGGCGTGGGTCTTCCTGCCCCAATCGGCTGGGGTGGTCGCGCGCGCCCGCACCCCGCAACTCCAGCAGCCAGCTCCAGCGTGTCCGCTCATGATTCAGCGAGATCCGGCCACTCAACGGAGTCATGTCGGGCAGGGGGTCGCCATCCTCATCACGCCAGCCACGCTGCAGAGTTCCGCTGCCCTGAAGATTCCAGTGAGCAAGCAACTCGCGTCGCAGATGCAGATCGACACCCTGCAGGTGGGCACGACCACTGTTGGCACTGCGCTTCCAGCCACGGGCGAAGGGCACGGGCACTTCCCCGGGATCGGGCAGTCCTGTGATCCAGTTCAGCATTTCGCTGCGCCAGGCAGTGAGCCGGATGTCCAGTGGCCCGGGTTTCCACGCG
This genomic interval carries:
- a CDS encoding T9SS type A sorting domain-containing protein → MPFSLKEALRLLFSVCLIANARAQTVETVVPGSQPFNDGLALDAQGNVYASWYYGTVVTKITPDGVVSEFADSLDWPNGISFDHEGYLLVPNAHGNTVMRVSPEGNNSLLVESISGPSGVLELDDGSLLIAQYSQHKISKRLPDGTLIDWMVGPPASSPVGLQKDAEGNVYIGNFDNGTIIKVLPDGNVSTIADIPGWLGFIALGGDYIYATAFQRQKIYRVALDGSGAEVWAGSGTQGQADGPIETATFSSPNGIVASATGDTLYISDYAPRSLRRITGVNSQTWLPAPEANPRGMLLQPSFPNPFNPSTVIPFRLERDGRVSLSVYNLLGQPVRRLVDGPLPAGEHQVTFDAAGLAGGVYMVGLEQAGERQTRSVVLLP